A region of bacterium DNA encodes the following proteins:
- the rbbA gene encoding ribosome-associated ATPase/putative transporter RbbA, with translation MERNPSSELTAALPGHVARLHEISLLYDKGKTRALDAVSLNIRTGLMVGFIGPDGVGKSSLLSLAAGARAIQTGRLEVLGGDMADARHRRAVCPRVAYMPQGLGKNLYPTLSVFENVDFFGRLFGHSRRERERRIRELLDATGLISFVDRPAGKLSGGMKQKLGLCCALIHDPDLLILDEPTTGVDPLSRRQFWELIGRVRASQPGMSVLIATAYMEEAAQFDWLVAMNNGRVLATGAPAELLDVTGAGTLEEAFIALLPESQRKGYRPVVIPPREMADAEEVAIEAHDLTMRFGDFTAVDHVSFRIARGEIFGFLGSNGCGKTTTMKMLTGLLPASEGQAWLFGHPVDPHDLGTRRRVGYMTQTFSLYTELTVRQNLVLHARLFSIPEDRIEPRVQEMAERFGLSEVMDSLPDALPLGKRQRLSLAVAVIHGPEMLILDEPTSGVDPVARDAFWQIIIDLARQDKVTIFISTHFMNEAERCDRISLMHAGRVLVSDSPAALVAARGVNSLEEAFIGYLEEAVQEAAPETPQPFTPVTPPHAAEESRRLDVGTASFSFRRLLSYAKREALELLRDPIRLTLAMLGSVILMFVMGYGINMDVEDLSFAVLDRDQTTTSRDYVLDLSGSRYFIECPPIRDYEDLDRRMRAGEISLAIEIPPGFARDLRRGTPVAIGAWIDGAMPSRAETVRGYVQGMHAHWLAAQARQVFGSAVTGQVVIETRFRYNPDVKSLVAMVPAVIPILLMMIPSILTALSVVREKELGSIVNLYVTPTTRLEFLLGKQISYIVLAMINFVLLSVLAVFVFRVPLKGGFLTLAAAALLYVIATTAMGLVISTFTRSQIAALFGTAILTLVPAMQFSGFIDPVSSLEGVGRVIGEIYPTTHFLTIARGTFSKALNFSDLHTSFLPLLIAVPVLIALSAALLKKQEK, from the coding sequence GTGGAACGCAACCCTTCAAGCGAATTGACCGCGGCCCTGCCTGGTCATGTGGCCCGACTGCATGAAATATCCCTGCTCTATGACAAGGGCAAGACCCGGGCGCTTGACGCTGTGAGCCTGAATATCCGGACCGGCCTCATGGTCGGCTTCATCGGCCCGGATGGGGTGGGCAAGTCCAGTCTGTTGTCGCTTGCGGCGGGTGCCAGGGCGATCCAGACGGGTCGATTGGAGGTCTTGGGCGGCGATATGGCTGATGCCCGGCACCGCCGCGCGGTTTGCCCGCGTGTGGCATACATGCCTCAGGGACTCGGCAAAAACCTTTACCCGACCCTATCGGTATTCGAGAATGTGGATTTCTTCGGCCGCCTCTTCGGCCACAGCCGCCGGGAGCGCGAGCGCCGGATCCGGGAATTGCTCGACGCGACGGGCCTGATTTCCTTTGTCGACCGCCCCGCCGGCAAGCTCTCCGGCGGCATGAAGCAGAAACTGGGCCTGTGCTGCGCGCTGATCCATGATCCGGATCTACTGATCCTCGATGAGCCGACCACTGGCGTTGATCCACTCTCCCGCCGGCAGTTCTGGGAGCTGATCGGACGCGTTCGCGCCAGCCAGCCCGGCATGAGTGTCCTGATCGCCACCGCTTACATGGAAGAGGCCGCGCAATTCGACTGGCTAGTGGCCATGAACAACGGGCGCGTGCTGGCAACCGGGGCCCCTGCGGAGCTGCTGGACGTGACCGGCGCCGGGACGCTGGAGGAAGCGTTTATCGCCCTGCTTCCGGAATCGCAGCGCAAAGGCTACAGACCCGTCGTCATACCCCCTCGTGAGATGGCCGACGCCGAGGAGGTTGCCATTGAGGCGCATGACCTTACGATGCGTTTCGGTGATTTCACCGCTGTGGATCATGTGAGTTTCCGGATCGCGCGCGGCGAAATATTCGGCTTCCTCGGGTCGAACGGGTGCGGCAAGACCACCACCATGAAGATGCTCACAGGCCTGTTGCCGGCCAGCGAGGGACAGGCATGGCTCTTTGGTCACCCTGTGGACCCGCATGATTTGGGTACCCGCCGGCGGGTCGGCTATATGACGCAGACCTTTTCACTTTACACTGAGTTGACGGTCCGCCAGAACCTCGTGCTGCATGCGCGCCTGTTCAGCATACCGGAGGACCGGATCGAGCCGCGCGTGCAGGAAATGGCGGAGCGTTTCGGCCTGAGCGAGGTTATGGACAGCCTGCCTGACGCCCTTCCCCTTGGCAAGCGTCAGCGATTGTCACTGGCGGTGGCCGTGATTCACGGTCCGGAGATGCTGATCCTGGATGAACCAACCTCGGGGGTTGACCCGGTCGCGCGCGATGCTTTCTGGCAGATCATAATCGACCTCGCGCGTCAGGACAAGGTCACCATTTTCATCTCCACCCACTTCATGAACGAGGCCGAACGTTGCGACCGGATATCGCTCATGCATGCAGGACGGGTACTGGTCAGCGATTCACCGGCGGCTCTGGTCGCCGCCCGCGGGGTGAACTCGCTGGAAGAAGCCTTCATCGGCTATCTGGAAGAAGCCGTTCAGGAAGCGGCGCCCGAGACCCCGCAGCCGTTCACTCCGGTCACGCCCCCGCACGCCGCAGAAGAAAGCAGGAGACTGGACGTCGGGACTGCTTCTTTCAGCTTTCGCCGCCTGCTCAGCTACGCCAAGCGGGAGGCCCTGGAACTGCTCCGTGATCCGATCCGCCTGACCCTTGCCATGCTGGGCAGCGTGATCCTGATGTTCGTGATGGGCTACGGCATCAACATGGATGTGGAGGACCTCTCTTTCGCCGTGCTCGACCGCGATCAGACCACCACCAGCCGCGACTATGTGCTCGACCTCTCGGGTTCGCGTTACTTCATTGAATGTCCGCCGATCCGGGACTACGAGGACCTGGACCGGCGCATGCGCGCGGGTGAAATCAGCCTCGCCATCGAGATTCCACCCGGTTTCGCCCGAGACCTGCGGCGCGGCACGCCGGTTGCCATCGGCGCCTGGATCGACGGGGCCATGCCGTCGCGGGCCGAAACGGTGCGCGGTTATGTGCAGGGAATGCATGCGCACTGGCTGGCGGCCCAGGCAAGACAGGTTTTCGGCTCTGCCGTCACCGGACAGGTCGTCATAGAAACGCGATTTCGCTACAATCCTGATGTCAAGAGCCTTGTGGCCATGGTGCCGGCGGTCATCCCGATTCTGCTGATGATGATCCCGTCCATACTGACCGCATTGTCCGTCGTGCGGGAAAAGGAACTGGGATCTATCGTCAACCTGTATGTTACGCCGACGACCCGGCTGGAGTTTCTGCTGGGAAAGCAGATTTCCTATATTGTCCTGGCAATGATCAATTTCGTGCTGCTGTCCGTACTGGCCGTATTCGTTTTCCGCGTGCCGCTCAAAGGCGGTTTTCTCACGCTTGCCGCGGCGGCCCTGCTGTACGTGATCGCGACGACCGCAATGGGCCTGGTCATTTCAACCTTCACGCGCAGCCAGATTGCCGCCCTGTTCGGCACCGCAATCCTGACCCTTGTGCCCGCCATGCAGTTCTCCGGGTTTATCGATCCGGTTTCCTCTTTGGAGGGAGTGGGCCGGGTCATCGGGGAGATTTATCCGACCACCCATTTCCTGACCATTGCGCGCGGGACCTTCTCCAAGGCCCTGAATTTCTCTGATCTCCATACCTCATTTCTGCCGCTGCTGATTGCCGTGCCCGTTCTGATAGCCCTGAGCGCCGCGCTGCTCAAAAAACAGGAGAAGTGA
- a CDS encoding HlyD family efflux transporter periplasmic adaptor subunit: MTTRQKKWLRMLAAALILIVLGIVAWQQFGRDEGDQGLVSGNGRIEAVEIDIAAKTPGRVKDILVREGELVRAGQVVAVLDTEVLEAQLRQAQAQLKQAESAVETARSRLVQRESEKTAARALVWQREAELEVARKRALRSSTLASEGATSQQEADDDQARVQSAEATVSAARAQLAAAEAAVATGLSEISGSRSAVDAARATVERIQADIEDSSLKSPREGRVQYRVAQPGEVLGAGGRVLSLVDLSDVYMTFFLPTAAVGQIAMGTEVRLILDAAPNYVIPANVSFISDVAQFTPKTVETAAERQKLMFRIRAQIPPDLLRKHITQVKTGLPGVAYIKLDRNVPWPANLQTKVQ; this comes from the coding sequence ATGACCACAAGACAGAAGAAATGGTTAAGGATGCTGGCAGCGGCGCTGATTCTCATCGTTCTGGGAATCGTCGCCTGGCAGCAATTCGGCAGGGACGAAGGTGACCAGGGCCTTGTCAGCGGCAATGGCCGCATTGAAGCGGTCGAGATCGATATCGCGGCCAAAACGCCCGGCCGGGTAAAGGATATCCTGGTTCGGGAGGGCGAACTGGTCAGGGCCGGGCAGGTGGTGGCGGTTCTGGACACCGAGGTATTGGAGGCCCAGCTTCGCCAGGCCCAGGCGCAACTCAAGCAGGCCGAGAGCGCAGTGGAGACGGCGCGCAGCCGGCTGGTTCAGCGGGAAAGCGAAAAAACAGCGGCAAGGGCGCTGGTCTGGCAGCGCGAGGCCGAGCTGGAGGTTGCCCGCAAACGCGCACTGCGCTCATCGACCCTCGCTTCCGAGGGCGCAACCTCTCAGCAGGAAGCAGATGACGACCAGGCCCGGGTTCAGAGCGCCGAAGCAACGGTCAGCGCGGCCAGGGCTCAACTCGCCGCCGCTGAAGCGGCAGTCGCAACGGGGCTCTCCGAGATAAGCGGTTCTCGCTCGGCCGTTGACGCCGCCAGGGCTACGGTCGAACGCATCCAGGCGGATATAGAGGACAGCTCTCTCAAGTCTCCCCGCGAGGGGCGGGTACAATACCGTGTCGCCCAGCCCGGGGAAGTGCTCGGAGCAGGCGGCAGGGTGCTGAGCCTGGTTGACCTGAGCGATGTCTATATGACCTTTTTCCTACCCACGGCTGCAGTGGGACAGATCGCCATGGGCACCGAGGTAAGGCTGATACTGGATGCGGCCCCGAACTATGTCATTCCGGCCAATGTTTCGTTCATTTCCGATGTAGCCCAGTTCACCCCTAAAACCGTGGAGACCGCCGCCGAGCGTCAAAAACTGATGTTTCGCATCAGGGCGCAAATCCCCCCGGACCTGCTCAGAAAACATATCACCCAGGTAAAAACAGGGCTTCCCGGCGTTGCCTACATCAAGCTCGATCGCAATGTCCCATGGCCTGCCAACCTGCAGACGAAGGTGCAATGA